In a genomic window of Prochlorococcus marinus subsp. marinus str. CCMP1375:
- the dapB gene encoding 4-hydroxy-tetrahydrodipicolinate reductase, translated as MEKIPVLVAGALGKMGSEVIKAIYKSNDCELVAAIDNANEMEGVDIGTALGMDQMDVAVTADLEGSLCVASQSVRNSSGNAVLIDFTHPNVVYEHSRASIAYGVHPVIGTTGLSIVQLEELREFANKASIGAAIIPNFSVGMVLLQQAAAAAASFYDYAELTESHHNQKADAPSGTCIKTAEIIEEIGKSFNKTTIKEQESIKGSRGGLRESGLRLHSVRLPGIVAQQQVLFGSPGETYLLSHNTIDRSAYMPGVLHTIRKVRHLKSLVYGLEKIL; from the coding sequence ATGGAAAAAATACCTGTCCTTGTTGCTGGAGCTCTAGGGAAAATGGGTTCTGAAGTTATCAAAGCTATTTACAAGTCAAATGATTGTGAACTTGTCGCAGCTATAGACAATGCTAATGAAATGGAAGGAGTTGATATAGGAACAGCTCTTGGAATGGATCAGATGGATGTTGCTGTAACTGCAGATCTAGAGGGTTCTTTATGTGTGGCCAGCCAGTCAGTGCGGAATTCATCTGGTAATGCTGTTCTCATTGACTTTACACATCCAAATGTTGTTTATGAACATTCGAGAGCGTCTATAGCCTATGGCGTTCACCCTGTAATTGGAACAACTGGACTTAGCATTGTTCAGTTGGAAGAACTTAGAGAATTTGCGAACAAAGCCTCTATTGGAGCTGCAATAATCCCAAATTTTTCAGTGGGTATGGTTCTACTGCAGCAAGCAGCAGCAGCAGCAGCATCTTTCTATGATTATGCAGAATTAACAGAATCTCATCACAATCAAAAAGCAGATGCACCAAGTGGTACTTGTATTAAAACAGCAGAAATAATAGAAGAAATCGGCAAGTCTTTTAACAAAACCACTATCAAAGAACAAGAATCAATAAAAGGATCAAGAGGAGGACTAAGAGAAAGTGGACTTCGTCTTCATTCAGTTCGCCTTCCTGGAATTGTTGCTCAGCAACAAGTTTTATTTGGTTCACCTGGCGAAACTTATTTATTAAGTCATAACACCATCGATAGATCTGCATACATGCCTGGAGTTTTGCATACAATTAGAAAAGTCAGACATCTAAAATCACTTGTTTACGGCTTAGAAAAAATCTTATGA
- a CDS encoding DUF2949 domain-containing protein — MHLFLKHEFELSDNAIDLGIKQSQLESAPLPVILLSFGLITLEQFQTLLDWIEKNHKYEPYN, encoded by the coding sequence ATGCATTTATTTCTTAAGCATGAATTCGAGTTATCAGACAATGCTATCGATTTAGGCATTAAACAGAGTCAATTAGAATCTGCACCACTTCCAGTAATATTGCTTAGTTTCGGACTTATTACCCTTGAACAATTTCAGACACTCTTAGACTGGATAGAAAAAAACCATAAGTATGAGCCTTATAATTGA
- a CDS encoding DUF3038 domain-containing protein — MLAKTTSTSDLSTYNSKTYFRQNLLGLQTAKSRRAIEKVDLLLLAIEAIDINASQTLAFASRNLQLDKTFPNYVEIWKSRCHNPMRKSTRNAPITKESFDALVVLLSNMAEKFHPQIRELLSINSNQFDYNNRWSSFSSRLDQLINERMNVRRGAVKKYLSYSADSNSFHKKLLFTLALSSGKGGLERLSSSIFEPLSQRL; from the coding sequence TTGTTAGCTAAAACAACTAGCACTTCAGATTTGTCTACTTACAATTCCAAGACTTATTTTCGACAGAATTTACTGGGTTTACAAACCGCTAAAAGTCGAAGAGCAATAGAGAAGGTTGATTTATTGTTATTAGCGATAGAAGCTATTGATATCAATGCATCACAGACCTTAGCTTTTGCTTCTAGAAATCTTCAATTAGATAAAACCTTTCCAAATTATGTTGAGATTTGGAAATCACGATGTCATAATCCCATGAGAAAATCAACTAGGAATGCACCAATTACTAAGGAATCTTTTGATGCTTTAGTAGTTTTACTTTCAAATATGGCAGAAAAATTTCACCCACAGATTAGAGAACTTTTATCAATCAATAGCAATCAATTTGATTATAACAACAGATGGTCAAGCTTTAGTTCACGGTTAGATCAATTGATCAATGAAAGAATGAATGTTCGTAGAGGAGCAGTAAAAAAATACTTGTCATATTCTGCCGATTCTAATAGCTTTCACAAGAAACTACTTTTCACTTTGGCACTCTCTTCTGGAAAGGGTGGTCTAGAGAGATTATCGTCAAGTATTTTCGAGCCTTTATCCCAAAGATTGTAA
- a CDS encoding FAD-dependent monooxygenase — MSNLHIKVIGAGPSGSLLALSLVGNSNAVSIYEAKSKEQILLRDRTYAINHSSRRLLQRIGIWDDLNEFMIPFDSLSLEDYSVNQRLVLYNKDLVNLNSSYKEVGWTLDHKLLMEYLFYKISKSSNINIKFSSKDNDANALYDYTFAADGTNSRYRDLWKFKSYRFKYNQECITFKALLRTPFTHRAYEIFRKDGPMAILPMANDLYQIVLSMPPLKSDYLLNLTTSHFLDTVATYLPIGMEIDTLINKPQKFSLSLNVPIKLQDYNRFLIGESLHSLHPVGGQGLNLSIRDIDDIMNLLTSSNLLQYKICRYIDIYTTSFLTHMLIVIFSSNNIILKVFKLSLFTILRKSILFRKIVLSLMTDGIPHIFK; from the coding sequence ATGAGCAATTTACATATCAAAGTTATAGGAGCCGGTCCTTCAGGATCTTTATTAGCACTTTCATTAGTGGGTAATTCTAATGCAGTAAGTATTTACGAAGCTAAATCTAAAGAACAAATTTTACTTAGAGATAGAACATATGCTATTAATCACTCATCAAGACGCCTGCTACAGAGGATAGGAATTTGGGATGATTTAAATGAGTTTATGATACCCTTTGATAGTCTTTCATTAGAAGACTACTCTGTTAATCAAAGGTTAGTACTATATAACAAAGATCTTGTAAATTTAAATAGTAGTTACAAGGAAGTAGGTTGGACTTTAGACCACAAGTTGCTAATGGAATATTTATTTTATAAAATAAGTAAATCTTCAAATATTAATATCAAATTCTCATCGAAAGACAATGATGCTAATGCTTTATATGACTATACCTTTGCAGCAGATGGTACAAATTCAAGATATAGAGATCTATGGAAATTTAAGAGCTATCGATTTAAATATAATCAAGAGTGTATTACTTTCAAGGCATTGCTAAGAACACCCTTTACTCATCGTGCCTATGAGATATTTCGCAAAGATGGTCCTATGGCTATTCTCCCGATGGCTAATGACCTTTATCAGATAGTGTTAAGCATGCCTCCATTAAAATCGGATTATTTACTTAATTTAACGACCTCACATTTCCTCGATACAGTTGCCACATATTTACCAATAGGTATGGAAATAGATACTCTTATCAATAAACCACAAAAGTTTAGTCTATCTTTAAATGTTCCAATTAAGCTTCAAGATTATAATAGGTTCCTTATAGGTGAATCTTTGCATTCATTACATCCAGTAGGAGGACAAGGTCTTAATTTATCTATAAGAGATATAGATGATATTATGAACTTATTAACTAGTAGTAATTTATTACAATATAAAATTTGTAGGTATATAGATATTTATACAACTTCCTTTTTAACACATATGCTTATAGTGATCTTTTCAAGCAATAATATAATACTTAAGGTTTTCAAATTAAGTTTATTTACTATTTTAAGAAAATCTATATTATTTAGGAAGATAGTACTTAGTTTGATGACAGATGGCATTCCACATATATTTAAATAA